DNA sequence from the Lagenorhynchus albirostris chromosome 13, mLagAlb1.1, whole genome shotgun sequence genome:
TGAAGACCTATCCCAGAAAGGGGaatcctccccacacccccaaccTGACCCCCTCATTCTGGCCTTCCCTGTCTCTCAGCCTCATTTcaggcatttgtgtgtgtgtgtgtgtgtgtgtgtgtgtgtgtgtgtgtgtgtgtgtgtgtgtatgcatagcATGGCCTGAGGTCTTGTAGAACAGTAATAAATATCTTATTCCAAACTTACCTGCTTTTGTGCTCTTGTCTTATAACAAGACTCTGAGGAAGAAGTTTGTATGGGAAGAATCTAGGGGTGGCCTCTGTCAAGTTTCATCCAATTTCCTTGGAAAATGACtgaatgtacattcccaccagtgtaTTTGTGATGAGTATGTAGGTCCTGTTCCCTTAGGAATTGGGTTGTGTTATACAAAGGCATTGCTTCCCCACACACTATACTGCCCATTCCTCCTGATGGTATGATACAAGCAGCCTTCGTGTGGTCCCATGCTATTTATTATAGAATGCACTTCTGAAATCATTTGCTGTGAAGGATCATGAAGGAtctattccttttctttaatGTGAAATCCACCTTGGATCAtgacttttataaaatatagtcAAGAATAAATTACTTGGACTGACATGCAGATCATTGGCAGTTGTCACTGTTTTAAGAAAGAAGCAAACTGTAGGTATGGCACTCCATGATCCCAAACTTTACTACAAAGCAACGGTAATGAAAAGAATATTGTACTcaaaaaaaacatacatataggTCCATTGAATAGAATAGACAGCCTTAAACTAAACCCatacttatatggtcaattaatcttcaacaatgAAGTCCAGAATATACAGTGGacaaaagacagtgtcttcaacaCTGGTGTTGGAAAACTGACAGcttcatgcaaaagaatcaaacaggACTGCTTTCTCACACATATACAAAATTGAAATCAATATGGATAAAAAACTTGCATTTAATACCTGAAACACTAAAACTGCTAGTAGAAAAACATAGGGAGTATAGTCTGTgacatccttcttttttttttttagaggaattttgccttaaaaaatatatatatgtatatatatatatttatttacatatggctgtgttggctcttcattTTTGTGCAaaggctttctatagttgcagcaagtgggggccactcctcattgcggtgtgcgggcctctcactatcgcggcctctcttgttgtggagcacaggctccagatgcacaggctcagtaattgtggcttaggggctagttgctctgtggcatgtgggatcttcccagaccaccactcgaacccctgtcccctgcattggcaggcagattctcaaccaccgcaccaccagggaagtcctgtgacaTCCTTCTTAACAATATATTTATGGATCTGTCTCCTCATACAagtgaaacaaaagcaaaaataatcaaatgcgactaagacaaaataaaaagcttttccacagtgaaggaaactatcaacaaaacagaaaaacgcCTTCTAactgcgagaaaatatttgcaataggGGGTCAATGTCCAACATACTCgaagaacttatacaactcaacatcaacaaAAATCAAGtactctgattaaaaaatgggcagaggatctgagtagatatttttccaaagaagacagccaataggcatatgaaaagatgcttagcatcactaaccatcatggaaatgcaaatcaaaaccacaataaggcaccacctcacacctggcataatgggtatcatcaaaaagacaacaaattacaagtgttggtgaggaggtggagaaaagagCGCTCATGCACAGTTGGTGggtaattggtacagccactatggaaaacattatttcacaaaattaaaacTAGGACTGCCAGGTAATCCAGCAAATTCACCTCTGGGTGTTtacctgaagaaaagaaaaacactaatttgaaaagataggtacactccaatgttcattgctgcattatttacaatggctaATGCACAGAATAAACCTAACTATTCATCAACatattaatggataaagaagatgaggaatatatattttatatgtataaaatttatataatagaatattacttagacacaaaaaaaactgaaagattttGTGACAATATGTATAAATCTAGAGGGTTTTGTGCCAAGTGaattaaatcagagaaagacaaatacaatataaCCTTACTTATATGtgaattctaaaatataaaacaaacaaatgaaaagaaataaaagtattcatagatacagagaacaaacaggaagTTGCCAGTGGTAAGGGGTGTGAAATatgggaaggggattaagaggtgcaaacctccagttataaaataaataagccatggggatgCAATataggaatatggtcaataatattataataactttgtatggggacagatgattactagacttatcatgctgatcattttataatgtatgcaaatatccaatcattatgtagtacagctgaaactaatgtaatattgtatgtcaataatATTTCAATTAGAATTATCAGTAATACTGTATCAGTATGGTTCATCAGTTGTATCAAGTGGTAAGTCCCTGTATTACCATTTCAACAATTCCATacatctaaaactattctaagaattaaagcctttttaaaaatgaattactaaaattgaaatataaaaaagagttaCATATGCTAAGAaaccatttataaaattttagatttcATAGACAAAACTAATCTGCCAAATTGCTataaaaacttctaaaattttacCCTGGATTTCTGTAGTTATCTTGCACAGGTATGGCAACAAACAGTTTGAGGATGAGCAGCATTTCATGGACCACACAATTAGTTCCTTATCCCTATAGTTGCTGAATGGTATCACTTTCCTGAGTACTTGCAAGAAATGCCCAGTAGGTTTTCTGTCCTGTGTCCTGGAAACATGCTCTGGCCTCAGTCGGGACTAGAGTTGGGAAGGCTTAATATCCTGTGGGGTCTCTActcatattttttgaataaataaaaaaagtgaataaatgatgatttatttgaaaagaaCCACTTACATGAGTGAAGACGGTTGAAATTTTCATTGAACCTAAATATTTTTAGACCATTATACTACTCACTACCTCATTTCCGACACATCTTGTGTAAAAATATTTGGCCAATTGCCCCATCTGAAATGGGGATGTCACCTTGGTCAAAATCTTCTATGTGGGCCAAGAGCCACTCAGCATTGCTACATAGGTATATTTGCCAGATAAAATAGAGGACTCCtagctaaatttgaatttcagataagccACAAATAGTTTCTTGGTATTAGTGTATATCGAATATTTCATCTTTGCTCAATTTGACAGATATTGCATATTTGCCAAATCTGGTGATACTACATATGGAGgttttcattcttaaataaatAGATCAGATGAATTGACAGTGTCTACTTTCCTTAATTGACATTTAGCAAGTTTCCTATACGCTTTTAAGATAGGCAATCTTTCTTCAAAGAGAGAATCACCCATTACATCTGAAACTAGGTAAAAGTGTATCTTTTCCTTTCCGTAAggaattttttctattattatctgtcagagttaggaagtattttccctttattctctACAAGCctgtatataatatttaaaatatgtgttttggGGTAGTTTGGTAGGACTCTTCCAAAAACACTCTAGACCTAAACTTTTCTTTGtaagaatgtatttttaatatagattaattttttaagataGATATAgtagattttaagattttcttgatttcctctagaagaattcagaatttttcaacctagatattgaaagaaaaaaaaaaaaagctcatttaGGGATggcatgattaaaaaaaaccaataatgACAATGATTCCAGGCACTCTGTATTAAATCCAGCATCTCGGCAGTAGTGGTGCTCCATAGTTCCTTGATTGTGTTCCACTTTTATTACAGCTTATTGAGGAATAGTTGGTAAATACAGATATCTGCACATAATGTATATAACTTGGATAAtttggacatatgtatacatatgtgttaCCATCACTGCAAACAAGGTAGTAAATATATCCATCACCTTtgaaagtttccttgtgtcccgcttcttggtttgtttctttgtttctgtggtAACAACACTTAACATGAGAACTACACTcctaatagtttctttttttttaaacagttttttaagtgcacaatatcTTATTGCTAACTATAGCCACTGTGTTGTACCACAGATTCCGTaagctttttctatatctattgatgATTGTGTGCTATTTaccctttattctattaatgtgatgtacactgttgattgatttgcatatgttgaaccatactTGCATCCGAGGAATAAGAACCACTTGTTCAGAGTGTATTATACATTCAATGTTCTGTTGAATTCGagttgctaatactttgttgaggatattttcaACCATGTATATCAAGAATATTGACCTGAAGAGTTCCTTATTTATGGTGTCGTTATCTGAACATATTTCAGAATGGTTACTTATCTCTTCACCATAAGAATCTGGTGGGTTCCCAGAAAGAAAAAGCCATGAGAGAGTGGAGACTCCCTAGACAGGGGCCTCCAGGAGTCTCTCACTCATAAAGCCGTTCCACACTCAGCATCCAACAAGTTGTCCAAATAGTAATTTCATGTTTCTAAAAGTTTATAGACCTAGCAGTTCTGATCCAAGTAAGCAGAAATGAGAAGGTATCTATGTAATGGGGTGCCTCGACAGATTGCCCAAGAAAAGGAGATTACCCCAGGAAAAGTTGTTGGTGCTAAAATtattcagattttttcctgttttaataaAGAGAGTGACAACTGCCAATGATCTGCATGTCAGTCCAAGTAATTTATTCTTgactatattttataaaagtcaTGATCCAAGGTGGATTTCACattaaagaaaaggaatagaTCCTTCATGATCCTTCACAGCAAATGATTTCAGAAGTGCATTCTATAATAAATAGCATGGGACCACACGAAGGCTGCTTGTATCATACCATCAGGAGGAATGGGCAGTATAGTGTGTGGGGAAGCAATGCCTTTGTATAACACAACCCAATTCCTAAGGGAACAGGACCTACATACTCATCACAAAtacactggtgggaatgtacattcaGTCATTTTCCAAGGAAATTGGATGAAACTTGACAGAGGCCACCCCTAGATTCTTCCCATACAAACTTCTTCCTCAGAGTCTTGTTATAAGACAAGAGCACAAAAGCAGGTAAGTTTGGAATAAGATATTTATTACTGTTCTACAAGACCTCAGGCCATgctatgcatacacacacacacacacacacacacacacacacacacacacacacacacacaaatgcctgAAATGAGGCTGAGAGACAGGGAAGGCCAGAATGAGGGGGTCAggttgggggtgtggggaggattCCCCTTTCTGGGATAGGTCTTCACTCTTGGTTCCAAGTCCATGATGAGCTGCACACCAGACTCAGGCTAGTGACTTCCCATCCGACTTAGCCCTTGAACTTGCAGACATAGGGTAAGTTCACAGAACAGTTATAATGTCTCCACTTCAGATAGCCTGAAGAGACAGAAGAGCTCAAGTGAATGGAGCTGGTGAGAAACCAATGGGGACACATCCCAGCTTCTGGCCTAGGACTCAAAGGCTCTCCCTCAAATTCACCAGGGTCCCACtccaggggaaagagagagaaagaaaggagaggtgaGAGGGGATGGGAACAGATGAGCAGTTCCATCCCAGGGGGATTCTCTGAAGACCAGACCCAGAAATAGgggatgaggggatggaaaaggctGGAAAGAAGTGACCTCCTCTGTTTCCTACCTGAGTTTCTGGACAGGCTCCCACAATAACCAGGGGATGAGCTGGTGGAGGGATCTTTCTCCCAGGCAACGTAATTGAGCACATCAGTGCTACTCCACTCCCATCCACTGCCATTGGGCTCAGAGCCCTATAGAGCAGAGGATGGAGTCAGGTGAAGTGGAAAGGCCTTTAGAGGTCTCCTGGCACGATTCCCTCAGCTGGAACACCTGCTACCCTCCCCAGCATCGTGGAATTAGTTCTGGTCTACCAGGTGAGGCCCAACAGCTCTCCTCTGGGAAACAATCCCTAACTCTTTGCTTCTATTGGCAAATTCAAAAGTCAATAATCACAAAGACGAATAGAAGCCCTCAGAGTAACTTGACACTGTGTGAACTACATTTGGTGGTACATTTGTGATTACCCTCTGAACCTCCAAGACAACATATGTTTTATAAGGGAAAAATGCATCAATTCTAAATACTCATTTAGCACTTGCTAAGGGCAGCATGTACAGACTCAGGGATGCACAGCAAACTGAATCAAGACGTGGTGTGTGAACTGTGTAAAAGCTTGACAAGAGGCAGATTAACCTTAGCTGGAGACTGGAGACCTGCACAGAACTCAGCTCTGCAGCTGGTCTCAAGGCCCTCCATTCTCCAATTACCCCCTTGACCTCCAAGCTCTAGGGATCTCTACGTTATTTCCTAGGCAGGCACAGGGGACAGCGAGCAGGCCTGGGTGGCCATAGCATCCTGGGAGGTAACAGACTAGAGAGGATGTAAGTGTACCTCTGTGGGGTCATGGAGCCCAATCCAGACGTCTGAGACAGTTTTCAAGTTGTTCTTGACCAGGGCGGCCACGAAGGATCCCTCAGCCCCACTGAGCACAGACACAAGTTGTCCTGAGGATCTCTTCTGGCAAGCCATCTGTGTGGAGAAGGGAGAGACTGGGGAGGAGCTTGAGACCCTCACTGAGGGAAGGGCAGGGACAAGGTAGGTGAGAAGGGATTGTGTTTGCAAAAGATGAGGTGCTCATTCTCACCCTCAAGAAACTCTAGAGAATGGAACTCCCAGCCCCCAAACCCTGTCTCTAATTTGCTTCTCCTTACCAGCCCGAACTGCAAATCCCAGCACTCACGTTTGCATTCATCCAGGTTTTAGGTGTTGTAAACAAGGCATAGCAGTAGGACGCATAGGCCATGGAACCTCTCGGACAGCTGATCCGTGCAGAGGGCAGTTTCTTCTGGGAATCTTCCCCTGGCgaggaagaaataaaggagagGGATGGGGCAAAATGGAGAGAGGGGATTGGAGTGGGGAGGTGACCTTGAGGAATATCTGTGGTGCCACAGCTTGAGGCAGTGACACCAAACTCCTGACTGCCTGTCACCAGTGCCAATATTTCCAGGAGTTTTTCTTAATCATAAGGTAGACCTAGTAATTGGGAGatggtctgttttctttttattcatctgCCTTATTCAAAAGTCCAAGCCTTCTCCTCGTCTTGGCTGACTGTTTCTACACTGGATCCTCCAGTCATTCTCCTTCTACTCATCTCATTACTGACACTCTATGCTTTCCCTCCTTAATATGCCCACATAAATTAGACACTACTGAAAATTGAGAATCATCTCATCCCACTGTTACTGGACCACTGAGGTACCTCCCACCACTAGTTACCCTGAAGGAAGGGTGATGATGCAGGAATTGCAGGCAGTGTTGTTGTGTGGGGATGTGCCATTACCACGGGAGGCACACAGGagctttcctcctcttcttggcCCTGAGCAAACACTGGGAACCCAGTGCTAGAGGCAGAAAAGTCTCACCTTGGACTTGAGACAGGAGCATCAGGCAGGAGAACAGCATCCAGGACAGGCTGGGGACGCCCATGGAAGGCATCATTTTGTCTGTGATGTGCGGAGACAACCAGAGAACTAAAAAAAGGGTGGTCAGAGAGAGACTATGAGAAACCCCCTGTTGTACCTCTTGTCTTTTCCTCTGTCTAGTTCCCTAGGAATAAATCCATCTTGATGGCTTCCATCCCCTTCCATAGTtctggaaagaatctgaaaatctaTATATCCTACTACACCTGAGGCCTCCCAGGACTGCCTTTGCCTGCTCTCAGAGCTCCTGCATTCTCTGAGGACAGGGATCCTTGTATACCTTCCCTGAAATATGTGAGGTGAAACCCCTGTCAGGGGTGTCATCTTGTCTCAGCACCTACTTACTTTTCTTGCAAGGGATCAGCACTGGTTTTTCAGGGCAGAAAAGACTGGGTTTTTATAAGAGGATTTGAGGGAGTGGCACTGAAATGAATAACAGGATCGGGGAGCCAGGACAGGGTCATGGGAAGGGCCTGGCTTTGGTTCAAGGAGATTCCCGCCATGGGGAGGAGTCTCTTCCCAGCAAAGCCTGGGAATTGCCACAGATATTGCCTGTTTCTCATTAACAGGTCAGCACTTTTTCCAGGAACAGGTGAAGTTTATTCTTTCCCCGACTCTTCCCTGATAGGCAACTGTGGCACAAAATGTGGTTTTAACTTTTAAGGGGCACATCTACTGGAGTATTTCTTCTGGTTGATGTCTCAAGTGCTCACTCCTGCAGGCATacacatgtatttcttttaaattgttcagtagaattaaataaatgttggATGATAAGTGGAGGTGAGTATGGGGATGACAAGTGTCACAGATAAGTGAggtcagagaaggaaatgaaagtaAGAGGAGACGGTGGTTCAGTGTTGCCTCTTCTACATGGTAGCTAGGTTTAAAGCAACTTCATAATCATCTCACAACTCAATAGATGAGCCAAAAtcttaaggaaaatgaaatgtgGAAACTTGCCTTGCTGATCTTCTGAGAGATGGAACTTCCTTGATGGATAATAATAACGTGATATAATAAGAGGCAATGGAGGAATTTCAAGCCTAGGAGGACTAGAGTCAAATGATGCAGAATCAAAGGAAGAATGAGAGAGGGTTAAGCAAGGGTAAGAGCAAGAGATGGATGAAATTGTAGACCTGATCCTACATTGCATGTAAGTTAGATCTCTACTTCATCAAGGTGCTCACTCCCCTGGGCTACTGACAACTGCCTCACAAACTGTCATTTAGCTGTAGAAGAAGGGTCACTTATTTTTGCATTCTACTTGGAAGGGTGATCAGCTTCATGTGGGGATACTGAGAAAAATTCCTTAGTCATGTTTACTTCTGAGTTGGCAATTTTGGCAAGGATGAGATACATGCTAAGTGGCTCAGGTTTATTTTGGTCAGCCTGGGAATATGTTAAGCTGGAATTCTCTGCAGACCCTGACTCTCAAGTGGTTTTTATAGGCCAGCTTGTGTGAGATGAAGTCAATGCAACTGAGCTTGTAATTGATTCATGTCCTCAGAATCCAAAAGTCAGTAGAACACACAAATAATCTAACAGGAAGGATAGGACAAACAACAGATTCTTTtgttacaaaggaaaaagaacttaGTTCacgaaaaatatttaaatgcaaaGCCATAACTATATTTAGAGCTCAGTGGAAATTCAAGTGTGAAAAACCAATATTTCATGGAAATATAGATAGCATAAGTTGAGAAGTAATCTTGCTACAGTAAAACAATTAtttgagaaaaagtaaataataacaaTCAGAAACACAGAATGGCTCATGCTTCTTGAATTCCTGAGAAACACAGTGTTGTGGGAAAAGATACCATTTAGATTAAAAGACTCTGAAAAGATATAACAATCTATCCTAGTGAGTAAATTGTAATAGGATCTTGATTAATAAAGTATGCCTTTGGAGGACAATTGTGAAATATGAACTCACTTTTGATAATGACAGAATTTTCACATTTCCTTCTTGTGGTAAAACTGTCATAGTTAAATTGACAGACATCCTGCCCTCCAACACCTTAAGGTGGGTGACTGAAACGTCCATCTGTCTCTTCGCTCTAAATATGGGTGTGTCTTGCAAAGGAATATAAGAGCTCACCCAAGGCTCTGGGCTGTGTCAGTGACCATATTCCCCAATCCTGGAAAACTAAATGAGTGAAGGCAGTTCTGTAGCATTTCATCCCAATTTGATGAATGAAGGCAATGGCAGCAGCCCCAGCCTGATCCATAGTCAATAAATGCActgctccttcttcctctctcagaGCAAAACCACGTATTCATTAGCCATTGTCTTTAAAGTCACTCACATTGGTGGAGAGGGCTGGATTCATGGGGTAGAAGGAATGAGAAGAGGGCATTGCTGAATTTTTGacctatttttcaaaaatttactttttttgtgtgtgtgtggtacatggcctctcactcttgtggtctctcccattgcggagcacaggctccggatgtgcaggttcagtggccatgtctcatgggcccagccgctctgcggcatgtgggatcttcccggaccagggcacgaacccacatcccctgcatcagcaggcggactctccaccactgcgccaccagggaagggcaCATATTTTTCCTAAgctaagaaaagaggaaaaaatcccAAACTACTATCAATTTGACTACTTGTAACTAAATTAAAAGTGATAACATTCCCTAGGGGAGGGTCACTCTCATGGGAGAGTCGGAAGACAGAAAGGCAGACAGGTAAACATTGTCCCCTCTAGGGAAGTGTCCTTTGTGCCATTTTTCTATCAAAAGTTCCGAAAAGACAGAAAcgaaaaatcaaacacaaaatgTAAACAATCTTTCCCCATAAGAACCACAAGATGGAATCAATgatttaacaagaaaaaataacagtCCCTTAAGAAAATAAGGTACTTTTCCGTATCTCAGCACTGTGTTACCAGGAGGGCTGAATGACTTGAGCATGAGGGAAAACTCTTGGCTTTCAGCTTCAAGAGGATTTAAGTTCTCAAGCAGATGGGATTTTGATCACATCAGCAGGTTGATGTGGGAAGCCTTGGGGTCTTTCCAGGGTTGGTCTGATTTTGTAACTCACCGATTTATGACCTTTACCATCCTTTGTACAGCTTTAGCTCAACAATGGGTATAAAGTGGAAAAGGAAATGGACTGGAAGTTGGTAAACTGgattttaatttctgctataccTCTTCTTAGCTATGTGTCTATGCTGCCCCTCGTTTTTTAAGAGAGACAGCCTATCAATGCCCTTTACAGCCCAG
Encoded proteins:
- the LOC132531488 gene encoding lithostathine-like isoform X1 — encoded protein: MMPSMGVPSLSWMLFSCLMLLSQVQGEDSQKKLPSARISCPRGSMAYASYCYALFTTPKTWMNANMACQKRSSGQLVSVLSGAEGSFVAALVKNNLKTVSDVWIGLHDPTEGSEPNGSGWEWSSTDVLNYVAWEKDPSTSSSPGYCGSLSRNSGYLKWRHYNCSVNLPYVCKFKG
- the LOC132531488 gene encoding lithostathine-like isoform X2 produces the protein MMPSMGVPSLSWMLFSCLMLLSQVQGEDSQKKLPSARISCPRGSMAYASYCYALFTTPKTWMNANGSEPNGSGWEWSSTDVLNYVAWEKDPSTSSSPGYCGSLSRNSGYLKWRHYNCSVNLPYVCKFKG